A stretch of Desulfobacter hydrogenophilus DNA encodes these proteins:
- a CDS encoding DVU0298 family protein, whose protein sequence is MKPYGRKTKKKVGEILALGSRSQALVRLAQIPDAQLTGHLFSYFYNKEELIKFRSGTAMGELAARIADHSMEKARIILRRIMWNLNDESGGIGWGSPEAMGEILSKSPALAREFKSILFSYLDHKGNHIEHEMLQRGVLWGIGTYLGTAPKDLTDITREQLQEHLSSKDPVKRGYAIRALSNAHVFESMGLPNVIQTDKTNIDIYTGWNFTATRISDMLHACTPEQILAGNE, encoded by the coding sequence ATGAAACCATACGGCAGAAAGACAAAAAAAAAGGTGGGCGAAATTCTTGCCTTAGGCAGTCGCAGCCAGGCCCTGGTTAGGCTTGCTCAGATTCCGGATGCCCAACTCACCGGACATCTGTTCTCTTATTTTTACAACAAGGAGGAACTGATCAAGTTCCGCAGCGGGACCGCCATGGGGGAGCTTGCTGCAAGGATTGCGGATCATTCCATGGAAAAAGCCAGAATAATTTTGAGACGGATCATGTGGAACTTGAACGACGAATCCGGCGGCATCGGCTGGGGATCACCTGAGGCTATGGGAGAAATTTTAAGTAAAAGCCCGGCCCTGGCCCGGGAATTTAAAAGCATCCTTTTTTCCTATCTGGATCACAAAGGCAACCACATTGAACATGAAATGCTACAGCGCGGCGTTTTGTGGGGAATTGGTACATATCTTGGTACAGCACCCAAAGATCTGACCGATATCACCAGAGAACAGCTCCAAGAGCATCTTTCTTCTAAAGATCCGGTAAAGCGTGGATATGCCATCAGGGCATTGTCTAATGCTCATGTTTTCGAATCCATGGGTCTGCCCAATGTTATCCAGACAGACAAAACAAACATTGATATTTACACTGGGTGGAATTTTACGGCTACCCGTATATCGGATATGCTTCATGCCTGCACCCCGGAACAGATCCTGGCCGGAAATGAATAA
- a CDS encoding alpha/beta hydrolase — MFKFKINGFFILFLFFLASCAPKPSFLKESGSPSGVPSYPDLPFSQYVQDSRENIEQILRNLRFANGAKPYLGEYSAAQAAEMRGPFEHLPEKGSTGPGKGKGFLLIHGLTDSPYLMRSIADSLHQAYPNGTIRAVLLPGHGTVAGDSLNMKHTDWMAITDYGVRSFEKMERISDLYLVGFSTGTALAIRHLQNNPQRPKIKGLILISTAVKAKSGAAFLSPYLYWVKDWLDTFEERDAARYESFSVNAGAEFYLLTKNIMKSKILIDVPVLMAVSADDETIDANAARQFFCDRVTAQRRGLIWYASRHAERNIDPPCEAIKEVKLGPVDREFQGTVYRFANYAHTALSMSPADPHYGVNGKYHQCKAYDTPPDMAAFNKCQKGSAKTIFGEKDIASKAAKKELDYDYWRRGTFNPDYPRLERAIICFVDEACDLQRSLDDQ, encoded by the coding sequence ATGTTCAAATTTAAGATAAACGGGTTTTTTATTCTTTTTTTGTTTTTTCTTGCGTCCTGCGCTCCGAAACCGTCTTTCCTGAAAGAAAGCGGCAGTCCGAGCGGCGTTCCTTCATATCCGGATTTGCCCTTCAGTCAATATGTTCAGGACAGCAGGGAAAATATTGAACAGATCCTGAGAAACCTCCGGTTCGCCAATGGTGCCAAGCCCTATCTTGGCGAATATTCGGCTGCCCAGGCAGCAGAAATGCGGGGGCCCTTTGAACACCTTCCGGAAAAGGGCAGCACCGGGCCCGGCAAAGGTAAGGGCTTTCTGCTTATTCACGGGCTCACGGATTCGCCTTACCTGATGCGCAGCATAGCCGACTCCCTGCACCAGGCCTATCCCAACGGAACCATCCGGGCTGTGCTGCTGCCCGGCCACGGTACGGTGGCCGGAGATTCCCTGAACATGAAGCATACAGACTGGATGGCTATCACCGACTATGGGGTCCGCAGCTTTGAAAAGATGGAGAGAATTTCCGATCTCTACCTGGTGGGATTTTCCACCGGTACGGCCCTTGCAATTCGCCATCTGCAGAACAACCCCCAACGTCCTAAAATCAAAGGACTTATCCTGATCTCTACAGCCGTAAAGGCCAAGTCCGGGGCTGCCTTTCTCAGTCCCTACCTGTACTGGGTAAAAGACTGGCTCGACACATTTGAAGAAAGAGACGCGGCGCGATATGAATCATTTTCCGTTAATGCCGGCGCCGAATTTTATTTGCTTACCAAGAACATCATGAAAAGTAAAATCCTTATTGACGTTCCCGTACTCATGGCGGTCAGTGCCGACGATGAAACCATTGACGCCAATGCAGCCCGGCAGTTTTTCTGTGACCGGGTGACCGCCCAGCGCCGCGGTCTGATTTGGTATGCATCCCGCCATGCCGAGCGGAATATTGATCCACCCTGTGAGGCCATTAAAGAAGTTAAACTGGGGCCGGTTGACCGGGAATTCCAGGGAACCGTATACCGGTTCGCCAATTATGCCCATACGGCCCTATCCATGAGTCCCGCAGATCCCCATTACGGGGTTAATGGCAAGTATCACCAATGCAAAGCTTATGATACCCCGCCGGACATGGCAGCTTTCAATAAATGCCAAAAAGGCTCAGCCAAAACTATTTTTGGCGAAAAAGACATTGCCTCGAAAGCGGCCAAAAAAGAGCTGGATTACGATTACTGGAGAAGAGGAACTTTTAACCCGGATTACCCGAGACTGGAAAGGGCCATAATTTGCTTTGTCGATGAAGCCTGCGACCTTCAAAGATCTCTGGATGATCAATAA
- a CDS encoding rubrerythrin family protein translates to MATTNENLKESFAGESQANQKYRAFAKKAEKEGFKNISKLFKTTAEAERIHAEGHLAALGMIASTADNLQAAIDGETEEFSNMYPPMLEQAEADGHKAKIMFKFALGAEEVHANLYAKALEAVKNGVDLDVSEFYLCSVCGYIELGAAPEKCPICSAKQSKFVQID, encoded by the coding sequence ATGGCAACAACCAATGAAAATCTGAAAGAGTCATTTGCAGGCGAAAGCCAGGCCAACCAGAAATACAGGGCTTTTGCCAAAAAAGCCGAAAAAGAAGGGTTTAAAAATATTTCAAAACTGTTTAAAACCACTGCCGAAGCAGAACGGATTCATGCCGAGGGGCATTTGGCCGCCTTGGGTATGATTGCGTCAACCGCCGATAATCTCCAGGCCGCCATTGACGGCGAAACCGAAGAGTTCTCTAACATGTATCCGCCCATGCTGGAACAGGCGGAGGCGGACGGCCATAAGGCCAAAATCATGTTTAAATTTGCCCTGGGTGCTGAAGAAGTGCATGCCAACCTCTACGCAAAAGCCCTGGAAGCCGTTAAAAACGGTGTAGATCTGGATGTCAGCGAATTTTACCTGTGTTCGGTCTGCGGTTACATTGAACTGGGCGCAGCCCCTGAAAAATGTCCGATCTGCTCCGCCAAACAATCCAAATTTGTCCAAATTGACTAA
- the ptsP gene encoding phosphoenolpyruvate--protein phosphotransferase, whose amino-acid sequence MNRKEPDHLNLLFDMGQLASIITSGSDIEAFLTGASELVAKHLQAHVCSIYLFDSRSKNLVLKATRGLKPEAVDRVRMLPGEGLVGQCFSQDQILRVGNARTSPGFKYFDNAGEEPFNSFLCVPIRRGVVKIGVLVVQRREMDHFTLLDERALRTAATQLAGAIENARLLMALASESADINEDADIISKELPVFIKGKPDGYGLAFGTIRPSRKKRKAILFEADASNITYSLADFQTAVEKTIDELKELQDKFAASLPESESLIFTAHFMMLKDKNFTGKMKALIEQGISPVAAIQQIVLKYIKIFSDNPNAYMQEKAVDVEDLGIRLLSHLKAVHTPKTPDRGTIFVTQDIYPSDMMKLTADGIRGIVLVGGGVTSHVTILARSLSIPLIIADDPVFIDLPDTTQLLLDAGQGNIYINPDENTRSIFKGKQEAEKRAKTREMQPATYTIDNRRIRLLANINLLSEIQLARELKVEGIGLYRTEFPFLIRSNFPSEDEQYLIYKGLFDKTEPGTVTTVRTLDAGGDKVIKHTDFIQEANPALGLRSIRFSLKHRHIFRAQIRAILRAAHGREKVRLMFPLISSIDEFLTAKQVMAQCIHQMEQEGVPHKNDPEVGMMVELPSVLATIDEFAQLADFFSIGTNDFIQYMLGADRGNELVAEHYISYHPAVNCGIAKIAAAAIRHDIDVSVCGEMAHDPDHIPFLIGVGITTLSVDPKFLPRVQATVMRTNFSRASAYARLLLKQTRVKDAAEVLKTGPGK is encoded by the coding sequence ATGAATAGAAAAGAACCCGACCATCTTAACCTGCTGTTCGACATGGGGCAACTTGCTTCCATCATCACCAGCGGATCGGACATTGAAGCGTTTTTAACCGGTGCCAGCGAACTTGTAGCCAAGCACCTCCAGGCCCATGTCTGCTCCATCTACCTTTTTGATTCCCGCTCTAAAAACCTGGTCCTGAAAGCCACCCGGGGTCTGAAGCCTGAAGCCGTTGACCGGGTCAGGATGCTGCCCGGAGAGGGCTTAGTAGGGCAATGCTTCTCCCAGGACCAAATCCTGCGGGTGGGAAACGCAAGAACAAGCCCGGGTTTCAAATATTTTGACAATGCCGGAGAAGAACCTTTTAATTCTTTTCTTTGTGTCCCCATCCGACGTGGGGTGGTGAAAATCGGTGTTCTGGTAGTCCAGCGACGGGAGATGGACCATTTTACCCTGCTTGATGAGCGGGCATTGAGAACAGCCGCCACCCAGCTGGCCGGTGCCATTGAAAATGCAAGACTGCTCATGGCCCTGGCGTCTGAGTCGGCGGATATAAACGAAGATGCAGACATCATTTCAAAAGAACTCCCTGTTTTTATTAAAGGCAAACCAGATGGATACGGCTTAGCCTTTGGCACGATCCGGCCTTCGAGGAAAAAACGCAAGGCCATCCTGTTTGAAGCGGACGCCTCCAATATCACCTATTCCCTGGCTGATTTTCAAACCGCCGTGGAAAAAACTATTGATGAATTAAAGGAGCTGCAGGATAAATTTGCCGCAAGTCTTCCGGAAAGCGAATCTTTAATATTCACGGCCCATTTCATGATGCTCAAGGACAAAAATTTCACGGGAAAAATGAAAGCTCTGATAGAACAGGGCATCTCTCCTGTGGCAGCCATCCAGCAGATCGTCCTGAAATACATAAAAATCTTTTCGGACAATCCCAATGCCTATATGCAGGAAAAAGCTGTGGATGTTGAGGATTTAGGCATACGCCTTTTGTCCCATCTAAAGGCCGTACACACGCCCAAAACCCCTGACAGGGGAACGATCTTTGTCACCCAGGACATTTACCCCTCGGACATGATGAAACTCACCGCCGACGGCATCAGGGGAATTGTGCTGGTGGGCGGTGGCGTTACCTCCCATGTCACCATCCTTGCCCGATCCCTGTCCATTCCGCTGATTATTGCCGATGATCCAGTCTTTATAGACCTGCCCGACACCACCCAACTGCTGCTGGATGCAGGCCAAGGCAACATTTACATCAATCCGGACGAAAACACCCGTTCCATTTTCAAGGGCAAACAGGAGGCTGAAAAGCGGGCAAAGACCCGGGAGATGCAGCCGGCCACCTACACCATTGACAACAGACGCATCCGGCTGCTTGCCAATATCAACCTGCTCAGTGAAATTCAGCTGGCCCGGGAGCTAAAAGTTGAAGGCATTGGCCTTTACCGTACGGAATTCCCGTTTTTGATCCGGTCCAATTTCCCTTCGGAAGACGAACAATACCTTATTTATAAAGGATTATTTGACAAAACTGAACCGGGAACCGTCACCACGGTGCGCACCCTGGATGCCGGTGGAGATAAGGTCATAAAACACACTGATTTTATCCAGGAGGCCAACCCGGCATTAGGCTTACGCTCCATTCGCTTTTCATTAAAGCACCGCCATATTTTCCGGGCTCAAATCAGAGCCATTTTAAGGGCGGCCCATGGCAGGGAAAAAGTTCGCCTGATGTTCCCATTAATCTCTTCCATTGACGAATTTTTAACGGCAAAACAGGTAATGGCGCAATGTATCCATCAAATGGAACAGGAGGGGGTACCCCACAAAAACGATCCTGAGGTAGGCATGATGGTCGAACTGCCTTCTGTGCTTGCCACCATAGATGAATTTGCGCAACTGGCAGATTTTTTTTCCATTGGCACCAATGACTTTATCCAGTATATGTTGGGTGCAGACCGGGGCAACGAACTGGTGGCCGAGCACTACATCTCTTATCATCCTGCCGTAAACTGCGGCATTGCAAAAATTGCAGCGGCGGCGATCCGCCACGATATTGATGTATCCGTGTGCGGAGAGATGGCCCATGATCCCGACCACATCCCCTTTCTGATCGGCGTAGGTATCACCACCCTTAGCGTGGACCCCAAATTTCTGCCCAGGGTCCAGGCCACGGTCATGAGGACAAATTTTTCCCGGGCAAGCGCGTATGCACGTCTTCTGCTGAAGCAAACCCGGGTCAAGGATGCTGCCGAGGTGTTGAAAACCGGGCCCGGCAAATGA
- a CDS encoding transglutaminase-like domain-containing protein, which translates to MDIDQLFLYGAPTFFIDSDHEKIIAFSSRHAGPSDNPVKKAVSIFYAVRDQIRYDPYEIPNHQEGFKASRILTESKGFCVSKAVLLAACLRAQSIPARLGFADVKNHLTTPKLKAKMGTDLFKWHGYTDIFLEEKWVKATPTFNLSMCQAFDVLPLEFDGREDSVFHPFDAKGQRHMEYVEDHGHFADLPWVRLMEAYRIAYPGYFESGGISGDFNAEAKALHPDK; encoded by the coding sequence ATGGATATTGACCAGCTCTTCTTGTATGGTGCACCGACGTTTTTTATTGATTCGGATCATGAAAAAATCATTGCATTTTCATCCCGGCATGCAGGACCATCAGATAACCCGGTGAAAAAGGCTGTAAGCATTTTTTACGCTGTCAGGGATCAGATCCGGTATGACCCCTATGAGATTCCTAATCACCAAGAGGGCTTTAAGGCAAGCCGAATTCTGACCGAAAGCAAGGGCTTTTGCGTGTCAAAGGCTGTGCTTTTGGCCGCCTGTCTCAGGGCTCAGTCCATACCGGCCCGGCTGGGATTTGCCGATGTAAAGAATCATTTAACCACGCCCAAGCTCAAGGCAAAAATGGGTACGGATCTTTTTAAATGGCACGGATATACTGATATCTTTTTGGAAGAAAAATGGGTCAAGGCAACACCGACATTCAACTTGAGCATGTGCCAGGCTTTTGATGTCCTGCCCCTGGAATTTGATGGCCGGGAAGACAGTGTGTTTCACCCCTTTGACGCCAAAGGGCAGCGGCATATGGAATATGTTGAAGACCATGGGCATTTTGCGGATCTGCCCTGGGTCAGGCTTATGGAGGCCTACCGGATCGCCTATCCCGGATATTTTGAATCGGGTGGGATTTCAGGCGATTTCAATGCCGAGGCAAAGGCACTGCATCCTGATAAATGA
- a CDS encoding ferredoxin encodes MSKKVYIETEDCIGCENCVELCPEVFGFDAQENVAFVIMEEGGSEECIDEAIEDCPVQCILWKDE; translated from the coding sequence ATGAGCAAAAAAGTATATATTGAAACGGAAGACTGTATTGGCTGTGAAAATTGTGTGGAGCTTTGTCCAGAAGTTTTCGGGTTTGACGCCCAGGAGAACGTGGCATTTGTTATTATGGAGGAAGGAGGTTCCGAAGAATGTATTGACGAAGCGATAGAAGACTGCCCGGTTCAATGTATCCTTTGGAAGGATGAATAA
- a CDS encoding acyl-CoA dehydrogenase — translation MAQVISDQRDIEFVVHELLQAQTLAELNDNYADFNKKTIDMVIKEAKNLAIKELLSINKEGDEIGCTLENGKVTTPPSFKRVFDLFNKGEWLAPTEDPQWGGQGMPFTVAAATAEYFNGANYPFMMYVTLTQGAGHLVEQFGTQAQKNTYLKNMYTGKWTGTMLLTEPGAGSDVGALTTKAVPNGDGTYNIVGEKIFISGGEHDLTENIIHPVLARIEGAPAGTKGISLFLVPKFRVNKDGSLGEFNDVICTGIEHKMGIHGNSTCSLSLGAKGDCIGTLLGEENKGMKAMFMLMNAARLLVGVQGFACAGAAYMYALDYAKNRIQGRDLTEIMNPDAQTVPIFRHPDVRRQLMVMKSNVEAMRTLIYYVHYCIDMSKYAATDEEKAKYQGFVEVLTPIAKGYVTDRAFEICSQGMQVYGGYGYIEEYPMAQLLRDVRITLIYEGTNGIQAMDLLGRKLGMNKGKPVMDLFGEMQATIAQAKDIPALEKSAAKVEEVVNKLGEVAIHMGTTAMSPKMLAAFANAHPFLDATGDTIFAWMLLWRGVTAVQKLAKAKKKDIPFYQGVIKSLEFYTQTVLPITLGRFAALLGTSTVAVEIEDNMFPS, via the coding sequence ATGGCACAGGTAATTTCCGACCAGCGGGACATTGAATTTGTCGTTCACGAGCTCCTTCAGGCGCAGACCCTTGCGGAACTGAACGACAATTACGCCGACTTCAACAAAAAAACCATTGATATGGTGATTAAAGAAGCAAAAAATCTGGCAATCAAAGAGCTCCTGTCCATAAATAAGGAAGGAGACGAAATCGGTTGCACACTTGAAAACGGCAAGGTCACCACGCCGCCGTCTTTCAAGCGCGTATTTGATCTGTTCAATAAAGGGGAATGGCTGGCCCCCACAGAAGATCCCCAATGGGGCGGACAGGGCATGCCTTTCACCGTTGCCGCGGCAACCGCTGAATACTTCAACGGTGCCAACTACCCGTTCATGATGTACGTCACCCTCACCCAGGGTGCAGGCCACCTTGTTGAGCAGTTTGGTACCCAAGCGCAGAAAAACACCTATCTTAAAAACATGTACACCGGCAAATGGACCGGCACTATGCTGCTGACCGAACCGGGCGCCGGTTCCGATGTGGGTGCACTGACCACCAAAGCCGTCCCTAACGGCGACGGTACTTACAACATTGTGGGTGAAAAAATTTTTATCTCCGGCGGCGAACATGATCTGACAGAAAATATCATCCATCCTGTGTTGGCCCGCATTGAAGGCGCCCCTGCCGGCACCAAAGGCATCTCCTTATTCCTGGTCCCCAAGTTCAGGGTTAACAAAGACGGGTCTTTGGGCGAATTCAACGATGTCATCTGCACCGGTATTGAACACAAAATGGGCATCCACGGTAACTCCACCTGCTCCTTGTCCCTGGGCGCCAAAGGCGACTGCATAGGTACCCTCCTAGGCGAAGAAAACAAAGGCATGAAAGCCATGTTCATGTTGATGAATGCAGCCCGGTTGCTTGTAGGTGTCCAGGGGTTTGCCTGTGCCGGCGCAGCTTATATGTATGCATTGGATTATGCCAAAAACCGTATCCAGGGCCGGGATTTGACAGAAATCATGAACCCTGATGCCCAGACCGTCCCCATCTTTCGCCACCCTGATGTGCGGCGCCAGCTCATGGTGATGAAGTCCAATGTAGAAGCCATGCGTACATTGATCTATTATGTCCATTACTGCATTGATATGTCCAAATATGCGGCAACCGACGAAGAAAAGGCTAAATACCAAGGTTTTGTTGAAGTACTCACCCCCATTGCCAAGGGGTATGTTACAGACCGGGCCTTTGAGATATGCTCCCAGGGTATGCAGGTCTACGGCGGTTACGGATACATCGAAGAGTATCCCATGGCCCAGTTGCTGCGTGACGTCAGAATCACCCTGATCTACGAAGGAACCAACGGTATCCAGGCCATGGATCTTCTAGGCCGCAAACTTGGCATGAACAAAGGCAAACCCGTCATGGACCTGTTCGGTGAAATGCAGGCAACAATTGCCCAGGCCAAGGATATCCCAGCCCTTGAAAAATCAGCGGCCAAGGTTGAAGAGGTGGTAAACAAATTAGGTGAAGTGGCCATTCACATGGGCACCACCGCCATGAGCCCCAAAATGCTTGCCGCGTTTGCCAATGCCCATCCGTTCCTGGATGCCACCGGAGACACCATTTTTGCATGGATGCTGCTGTGGCGCGGCGTGACCGCTGTCCAAAAACTTGCAAAGGCCAAAAAGAAAGATATCCCCTTCTACCAAGGCGTTATCAAAAGCCTTGAGTTTTATACCCAGACCGTACTGCCCATCACCCTGGGCCGGTTTGCGGCACTGCTCGGCACAAGCACCGTAGCTGTGGAGATTGAAGACAACATGTTTCCCAGCTAA
- a CDS encoding DUF523 domain-containing protein, with translation MKKILISACLLGQPVRYDGRSCPFDCSLINLWQAKGLLVPVCPEMGGGLPVPRPPAEITPGGGPGVWAGTARVRTRQADVTEFFIKGAQVALDKAVACGIKTAFLKQKSPSCGSCRIYDGSFSRSLVDGMGVTTALLRQNGILVFGEDQIDELPFKQI, from the coding sequence ATGAAAAAAATACTGATTTCAGCCTGTCTTCTGGGACAGCCAGTGCGCTATGACGGCAGGTCCTGTCCCTTTGACTGCTCACTCATAAACCTGTGGCAGGCCAAAGGGTTGCTGGTTCCGGTCTGTCCGGAAATGGGTGGAGGACTTCCTGTGCCCCGGCCGCCAGCAGAGATCACACCTGGCGGCGGTCCAGGGGTGTGGGCGGGAACCGCCCGGGTGAGGACTCGGCAGGCCGATGTTACGGAATTTTTTATCAAAGGAGCACAGGTAGCTTTGGACAAAGCGGTTGCATGTGGTATTAAAACAGCCTTTTTAAAACAGAAAAGTCCTTCCTGTGGAAGTTGTCGGATTTATGACGGCAGTTTCAGCCGGTCTCTTGTGGACGGTATGGGCGTAACAACCGCGCTTTTAAGGCAGAACGGCATTCTGGTGTTTGGTGAGGACCAGATAGACGAATTGCCGTTTAAACAAATATGA
- a CDS encoding FRG domain-containing protein, whose amino-acid sequence MPDIIVDSWGMLQEELFKGAWNDAIQRYRPPFVYRGLSDASYRLETSLMRLGGPFWSLEKHLLRNFRKYSRAQGREDPDSFWHLLAVAQHHGLPTRLMDWTYSPYIALHFALANLERFDLDGVIWRINYKQVHDRLPSELKGQLAAEGAQAFTVELLTSIGQESPDCRVGEKTFHQYVETLTQFDALGRSEEFLLFFEPPSIDERIVNQYALFSVMPNPRRVIDDWLNLHADLFQRIIIPGSLKWECRDKLDLCNITERVLFPGLDGLGSWLKRHYSPKI is encoded by the coding sequence ATGCCGGACATCATAGTCGATTCCTGGGGCATGCTCCAGGAGGAATTGTTCAAAGGTGCCTGGAATGATGCCATCCAAAGGTATCGGCCACCCTTTGTTTACCGGGGCCTGTCCGATGCATCCTACCGCCTTGAAACCTCTTTGATGCGCCTGGGTGGGCCGTTCTGGTCCCTTGAAAAACATCTGCTGCGTAATTTTCGTAAATATTCCCGGGCCCAGGGACGGGAAGACCCCGATTCCTTCTGGCATCTTCTGGCTGTGGCCCAGCACCACGGACTGCCTACCCGCCTCATGGACTGGACCTATTCACCCTATATTGCCCTTCATTTTGCCCTGGCCAACCTTGAGCGGTTTGACCTGGACGGGGTGATCTGGCGGATAAATTATAAACAGGTCCATGACCGCTTGCCGTCAGAGCTTAAAGGACAACTGGCCGCAGAAGGCGCCCAGGCTTTTACCGTGGAGCTGCTCACCAGTATCGGCCAGGAAAGTCCGGACTGCCGCGTCGGGGAAAAAACGTTTCATCAGTATGTTGAGACGTTAACCCAGTTTGATGCCCTGGGGCGGTCCGAAGAGTTCCTGCTTTTTTTTGAGCCGCCATCCATTGACGAGCGAATTGTGAACCAGTATGCACTGTTTTCAGTCATGCCCAATCCCCGCCGCGTCATTGATGACTGGCTGAACCTTCACGCTGATCTTTTCCAGCGCATCATTATTCCGGGGAGCCTTAAGTGGGAATGCCGGGATAAACTGGATCTGTGCAATATCACGGAGCGAGTGCTGTTTCCCGGCCTTGACGGGTTGGGATCCTGGTTGAAACGCCATTACAGTCCTAAAATATGA